CTTGTATAGAGGCATTCATGGTCTCGTAAAGCTCATTTATCCTTTTGACAAACGCCGCGAAGTCTTTATTCTTTTCTCCGGAACCAAAGCTGTAATTCTTTACCTTCTCTGATTCGCTATTGAATTCTTTAAAATTAGTGTCTATAGCGTATAAAACGGCCTGCCTTATTTCCTCTTCCGAAGACTCATTGAACTTCTCTCTATACACAACATCTATGGCCCTTGATATCCTCGCTTTTAATGCTTTTATATCACCCTTAAGATCATCATATTCAATGCGGATATTAAACAACTCTTCGATAGAGCCTATAAGTTCTTCTTCTTTAATATCATACGCCGCGTAATTTTCGAATAAACGGTTCAGGGTATTTTCGGCTGTGGAAATTACCAGCGAATAAAGGTCATCTATTTCCATTCCAAGGACATCCCTGCGGTCTTTATATGCCGCTTCCCTGATAGCGCCTAAGTTGACGTCATATTCTACCAGCTTCTTCCTTGCCTCATAATCCCGCGCGTATATTTTTGCCCTGGCTTCGCTGAGCGCTTTTTGTATAACCGCGTTGGCAGCTATGTCTATGCCGCCTTCCCAATCCAGTTCATTTGACAGCTTCTCTATAGCGTCTTTACCTAATATCTTGAATATATCGTCTTCCAGGGATACATTGAAATCACTGGAGCCGGCATCCCCGTTCCTGCCTGAGCGGCCGCGTAACTGCCTGTCTATGCGTTCAGAGGTCTTTGAAAATTCTGTGCCTAATATATGTAATCCGCCCTTTTCTTTTACGCCTTCGCCTAATTTTATATCTGTGCCGCGGCCCGCCATATTGGTAGCTATGGTAATCGCGCCTATCTGGCCGGCTTGTGCCACTATTTCAGCTTCATCCTTTGTCTGTTTCGCGTTCAAAATCCTGAATTGCAGGCCCGGGGCCCTTGCCTTAAGCATAGCCGCCAATTCTTCCGACTCATCCACATCGTTAGTACCTATCAAAACAGGCCTGCCTGATTCATGGTCTTTTAATATTTGCTCTATCGTGGCTTCGAATTTCTCCTGCTTTGTCTTGTAAATCCTGCCCGGGTTATCCACTCTGATAACAGGCATGTTTGTAGGGATAGGCATTACGTCTAAATTATATATTTCCTTAAACTCATCTTTTGCTTCCTGGGCTGTTCCTGTAGCGCCTGCTTTACTTTCATATAGATTGAAATAACTCTGAAGCGTTATGCTTGCCAGCGTATCCGAAGGCTGTTTAACTTCCACATCCTCGCCGTTATTGTGTTCTTTGGCCTCTATGGCTTCGTGGAGACCGTCGCCGTATCTGGAACCATATTTAGGCCTGTTTTCGTCGTCCAATATTATTATTTCTTTATCCTGGATTATGTAGTGTTTGTCTTTTATAAACAGGAAATTCGCCTGCAGGGACTGGCGTATCATGATATCTATGTCTGAACTCTCGGGTAAATTCAATTCCGCCATAAGGCCGCTGACCTTATCCACGCCTTCTTCGGTAAGATAAACTATGTCCCTGCCGTTCTCTGTTTCTTTCTTGTAGTCAGCTTCGGCCAATCCTTTTATTATATTATCTATGGCGTAATAAACATTCACGTCTTCTTTGCCTGTGGCGGCTGATATCACAAGAGGAGTCCTGGCTTCATCTATAAGTACATTATCTATTTCATCCACCAGGGCAAAATGCCTTCCCCTCTGGACCTGGTCATCTTTGGAATAAGCCATGTTGTCGCGCAGGTAATCGAAGCCAAACTCATCTTTTGTGCCATAAGTTATGTCAGCCAGATAAGCTTCTTTGCGAGTACATGCTTCTAACGCGCCGTTCCTATACATATAACTCTTGCCGTTCGGCAGGATAACGGCTGATGTGAGGCCTAAGAATTCATACATCGCGCCCATGGTATTAAGGTCACGCTCTGCCAGGGCAGGATTCGCTGTAACTATATGCACGCCCAGGCCGCTTAACGCGTTAATCACTCCGGAAAGGCCTACTGTAAAGGTTTTTCCTTCGCCGGTAGCCATTTCAGCTATCATGCGCTTGCACATGGTCATGGCGCCCATCAACTGCACATTATAATAGGTATAATTCTTGCCTTTTTCTATTACATCCGCTCTCTTGATAGCTTCTTTTGTAAGGGCAAATACTTCAGTCAGGATGCTGTCCAGGATATCCTGTTCTTTCTCTCCCGCTGATAACCTGTCTTTGATAGTTGCTCTTAACTCTTCTATTCTTGTCCTGATCTCCGCGTCACTTGTATCTATAAGATTAGCTTCTATGGCATTTATATCCTTAATTGAATCTTCCATAGAAGCTTTCAGGCTTAATTCTTCTTTATACCCATATATCCTTACCTGCGCCGCGTATGAAAGCATCGCTATATAATACGCGATCATCTGGGCATTATATTTAGTTAGTTCGTATGCGCGCCTTACGCCTGTCGCTTCAAGATAATCAGCCTTAGGAAATACTGGTTTTACAGGTTTTACAAGCGTGGGGATGGCATGGCCTGATGCCAGGGCTTTTGTTTCGCCTTTTCCGAAATACACCGCGTTTTTAAGGTCTGTAACTACAGATGGGAATAGCGTTGACAGATCAGGCGACGCGCCGTAATAATCTTCTGTTTCAGGGGTTTTTGTTTTATCAGGCGCGATTACGACTACCTGCTTTCCTGTTCCTGGTTTTTGTTTGCTTAAAATGTCTTCTATTTTAACGCCTACGTCATTGCCTTCAAGCGTCCTTGTAATAAAGAATCCATTACCATAGCCTACCACCGGCATGAAATGCTCAGGCACCCACAGGATAAAGCTCGAGCCCATTTCATTCACTTTATCTATATCCACGGTTGTTGATATTACATCTTTTACACCGTATTTATTGGCGACTGCTTTTATTACCGTATCCCCGATCTTGCCTTCTATAAGGTTCTGAACTATGTCCGATTTGACATTACCCGGTATTGTTTCGCTTTCCAATTCAAGGGTTATTTCATTGGTTATCTCTCCGGCAAGTTCTCCCCTGGAAACTTTCCTGCCTGCCCAGGTTTCCAGTACCACCTGTAATGCCTGCACTCCGCAGTTTACGGCTGAAACCCCGCCGACCGTGGCGCCTATGCCCATAGCGCTAAGATCTTCCATGGACACGCCGAATAACCTTTCGAAATTGCCTATCTTAACGGATTCCAGCGCTTTTATGAAGCTGTCCGCCAATCCGGCTTTTTCTGTCTGCGGCACGCTGTCCAGGACGCCTGTAAATTCTGCCAATAATTGTTTTGCTGAAGTAAGTACGAGAATTGCCTGAGGAGAAAGTTTCTGGGGTTCGGAAAGCAGTTTATCAAGTTCCTCAGCAGGCCCGCCCCTTGTGCCGTTCAGGACAGCGGTAATAAGCCATGTCTTTGCTATTTCCCTGGCAATGTCTATCTGCGCCCTGCCCTGGGCAGCGTTTATTTCCGCTATAGCATGGCCTGAAGCAAGGGTCTTTCCCGCGTCAGGAGAACCCAGCGATATCATATATTTTTTCGTTAAGTCTTCTAACTCTTCTTTTACTTTCGCGATTGTTTTTTGAACCTGTAATTCCGTAACAATGCCAAAACGCAGATTAGCTACATCTGAAACAACAACCTTACCTTCCAATAAACCTGTATTTTTCAATATGCTTACCGATGGCCCTTCTGTCACAAACGAAGCGCCTTGTTCAGCCAAAGCCTTTATCAGATATTCCACATTTTCGATATATTTACCGATCTCGGCAGTTTTTTGTTTCTCGGTAAGTTTTTTATCTTCAAGGATGCTTACGAGTTTATTATTTGATATTTCCACCCTGTCCTGCCTGACCCCGTGGACTGTTTTACCATTCTCCGCGATATAATGTATAATATCGTAAGGCGCTGTAAGGTTATTTAAAAAACCTTTTTTCCTGGCTTCTTCATACGCATAAAGCGACGCGTCATTGACATTTTCATCCTTATTATCGAAGACCTTTAGTTCGCTATTCTCCGATATCTTAACAGCCCTGGCATCATTTCCTACCTCCACCATAAGCCTTGTTTCTTCATCCATTTCGCTTACTTCTTTGTTTAAAAAGACTCTTACCATTTCTTTCTTATCTTCGGAAATATCCAATCCCCTTAAAACACCGTTTATATCAAGATATGCGGTGCCCAGTTCTTCTCCGGTGTCCGGGCGGATTTCTGACCCTGTGAATTTCTTATCTATTTCTATCACTCTGTCGGTAACGAGCCCGATAAACGTATCCTGCCTTCCTATTGATTTACCCGTGCCTTTTATTTCAACAAATCTTAGAAGAGCTAATTCCGGCGTATTCGCGATAATGTATTCAACAGCCTTCTTTAATTCTTTCTCATTACCAAAACGCGCAGACGTGTTCCTCATAGTAACGTCATACCACAATTTATCCGCGATATTCGATATAAAGGTATCTATATCTTTTTCCATCAAAGCTGTATTTGCGAGGAATTCCTGGATAGTGATTAATTCCACATCTTTATAGACCGCGTCGTTGGAAGTTATCAGTGTCCAGCGGTTTTCTTTACCTTTTTGTTTCTGAATATCTTTAATGCCCTGCTTCTTAAGATATTCTTTTACGTTATCTTTCAGGTCATTGGTCTTCTCGCCCACCAATTTCCAGCTATTATATTCATCATCCAAATGCATAGCTTCATGCCCTATTGGAGCGTCTTGTATCCTTTTGGCTATATCAGGATGAGATTTGCTTATATAAGCGACATTGACTATGAATCTTCTATCAATTCCTATTACAGGTTTCCCCTTTCCGGATTTGTTTTCATGCGCGAACATATTTCCAACAAGAGGATTGGCCCCGAAGTTGTCTATATAATTTGTCTCTATGAGGATATCTATTCCTGATTTACCTAATGCCTTTATCCTGTTTTCTATATTTGTCCTGACCTCTTTTTCCGCCGTATCCAGCATATTGACATCGAAACCAATATCAGCCAATATGTCCACGCTTATTATATTTTTGTACTCTTTATATTTTTCGTTATCCAAAGTTTTATAATTTGCCTCTATCCTGCTCACGTCCTCCGCGGTAAAATGGTTGCCCCGGAAAATCTGGGACGTAAGTGCCTTTGTGTAAACATCAATGGTTTCTACGCCGTATTTTGAGTATTTTTTAACAATATTATCCACATCCGGTTTAGCTATATTCAGCGTATTCCTTTTCTGCCACGTTAATTCTATTTCCTTGACCGCGGCTTCTTTTACATCATCTTTATTCTCGTAGTCAAAAACACCGACCAATGTGTATAAAAACTGCTTTGTCTCATCGTTCTTATCATCTTTTGTAAATTCATCTATTAACGCTAACGTTACAGGTATATTTTTGTTTTGCCCTATCTGATCCTGGAGATTTTGCAGTTTCAGCATATCAAGCGAAAGCTGGCGCAATACTACGCTATTTAAAGTATCGGTTATTTCCGCTTTTTTGCCGGCATCTTTTTCTTCTTTGATCGACGTTTTCATGAGCTCTATTGTTTTATATTGCCCCTCTATGCGGGTTTTTAATTCATCCATTTGCTTTTGCATAGCCTTTATTTCTTTTTCCTTAAAGCTGATAAATTGCTTAATAAGGCCTTTCATGTCGGGATTGGCCTGGGCAAGTTTCATCACCGCGTTTATAGATGGCCCGAAAGAATATGAAGCTGGATCTAAAAAGCCTTTCATATCCTTAAGTGCCATATTATTGAACATCCCGGCAAACTTATCATTTTTATATAAGTCTTTAGCGTTTTTAACGGCATTGGCTGTAATGCCGGTATCAAGTAAAGACAGTACATTTTCTCCTTCAATGCGCGATTGTTTTATAAGCTCTGCTATATCCGACCCCTTTATATCTTCTCCTTTTGCTATTTTCGAAAGTGTTTCTATTAGATTGTTGTAGAATCCGGGGTTGGCTGCGTCCAGGCCCAAATCCTTCATCGCCAGCTCTATCCCGTTCTTATCAGTACTCACAATATAATTATTTATGTCAAAGTCTTCGGACAGGATACCTGCGTCAGGGGCATCGGAAAGCACCGCGAGATTTATGATCTTATTTATGTCTCTGGTGTTAAAGATAGTGATCTCCATATCTGCGGTATAAGCAAGTATATTCTCAGAGTCTTCGACGCGTTCCAGGGTCTCCTTATCCAAAAACGGAAGAGCTATATTTATAAGTCTTTCCTTTTTATCTTTATTTTCTTCTTTATTAATAATGGCTATGACAGCGAGAAGGTTCACTATATCATTCCCTGATAATTCTATATTTTTGATCTCGGCAAGTGGTACATACAGATCGGAAGATGGGTTTATGGGTGAGTCTTCCTGTTCGCCTATTATATTATTTAAATAAGCGGTAATGCCTCTGATCAGCCCTCTCTCCTGCAAATATGTTAAAAACTGAGATATCTTCTCAGGTTTAATGGGTGAAGGTTCGTCCCATCTGGAATTTTCGCCCTCTATGACAGTATTAACTTTTTCTGTAGCTACCCTATTTATGTAACTTTTCATATCTTCGCTTGTTTTCCTTGTCGCGATCTGTTTCTTGGATATGCCTTCTATGAACTTTATGAGAGTTTTGGACAACTTGCCGTCAGAACCCGGCTTTACATCCCATAAGAGATCGTACAGGTTAGACACTGTCTCAGACTCTATAATACCGGAGGAAGATCTTTTTAATGTTTCCAGGCCTGACTCAAAATCTGTTACCCGGCTGTTGATTTTATCTTTGTATTTCGAGAAAACAGCTTCTTTACTTAATGACTTCAGCATGTTTATAGAGGAATTTAAATACGCTTCAAGCGTATCCATGCCTCTTTGGGTGCCTGTCTTATAACCTTCTAAAAGCCTATTCCCGGGTCTGTTCTTTTCGATTTGTTCGTATCTCAACTTGAGCATCTCATCTTTTAACGCAGTATCACCTTCTTGCCCGATAATCTCATCTAAAAATCTTCCTGTAAGGACATACTCGGCTATCTGCCCTATCAGGCTGTCTATGCTTTCAGCCGCTTTAAAATACGAATTCATGAGCGCATTTAATTCAAGCTTTATCTTGATATCCGTCTCTGTACCTGAATTCCTGTATTCGTCCAGCAATTTTCCTGTTCTCGTGTCGCCATTCTCCCTGAATAATTCTTCAAAATAACTTTCGCCATATGCCTTTGATATTTCGGCGAGCGCTTCTAAATTTTTATTTAGCTGTGTTAAAGAAGCTTCATCCATATATATCTTCCTGTCGCCATCCCATCTATCTTTTTCTGTCGGGTGTCTCTTGCCTTCGGCGTCACTCGCCTTATATTCCGGGATCTTCCTCATAATCCTGACAAGCGCCTGGATAAGAGTTTCAGCAGTGGCATTTTCCGCGCCTATCAACTTAAGCCCTAACATCTCCTGATAGTCAACCTGCCTCAACCCCTTTTCAGTGGTTATCAGGACCATGCTCGGATTTTCTTTTATCTTCTTTGAAAGGCTTTCGACCAGTTCTTTATTTTCTGCCTCTGTTTTGTCTCCGCCTGCTTCTATGACCTTAGGGTCCATTCCAAATTCTTTTAATTTAAGAACCAGGTCTTTTATTGTTACCTGGGGATTATCTCCTATTACTCCGACCAAAGAGACCTTGCCTAATCTTTTGTCAACAATAATATCATCAACCATAGTATCTACAGAACTTTTACCTTTTTTAGCTATTACTATCTCCATATGTTCTGATTTCGCGTAAAGATATTTTTCAAGCGATAAATTATCCACGCTGCTTACATTTACACCGAATAATGCCGGCACCAGACTGCGGACACTGCCGAATGTAGCCGTGAGCCCGAGGACAAAGATATCGCCTTTTGTCGAGGAGAAGAAAAGCTCCATCTTGCCTTTTTTATCCTCAGTGCTGACCAGGATAACTTTATTATTCTTATTCTTGACCAGATCGCCATTTTGGTCCTTTATCTCTCCTTTATCTATCAATTCATTTACCCTTAATTGCAAGCACATATTAAACATATCACTATCGTCTCTTAAGCTGAGAGGCTTATTTGTGTCCCTTATGTCTTTTAAACCAGGTGTGCCACTGCTATCTACCCAGAATGCGTTGGTCTCCAGCGCCCTTATGGCGTTCTGGATCTCACTTACTGAAAATCTATCGAAACCTTTGGCTAAACTCGTATTAAAAAGCTTGTCAAACGCTTTATTGGTGCGAACCACCCCGTTATCCCAGCACCAGCCAGGTGTATCGCTGTCAATTTTAGGCATCTTATCTATATCCTTTTCATAAAGTTTATAATTCTGCCCGTCAGCGCTGGTGCCTTCCTTGCCCTTGCCTTCTACACCTTCAAGCTGCCTGAGGGTATTCAAACCTGCCTGGGCCCTCTCCATCATGCTTTCTACAGCTATTCTCGGATTTTTTGATATAATAGTGGTTTCTGTGCTTAGCAATATAGAATCTATTTCATCTACGCCTCTTACCCTGATCTTATCCAGGATCGTTCTGAAGGAAGTAATTTTTCCATTGCTATCATATATATTCTCCTCGCCGCGCAATTCCAAAGACTCCCTTGAACCTCTGTCAACTATCAATAATTCTTTAGGATTATTATAGCTGTCTGCTACTTTTTGCAGATTGAGCGTATCGCCTTCTTTAAATTCATATATGCCTTTTAACTCGATATCATAAGCTTTCTTGAAATACTCCGCGTAGCTGGAAATATATTGTTTCACAGCTTGTTCGTTATGCACTATGATTTCCGCGATTTCTCCGTTCAACATCTTCATCCTTAATATATCAAGCATAACAAGGGTCTTGCCGGCTCCGCCGCTCATTTCGCCCATATGAGACCTGCCGTCATAGAGAGACTTCAAGGCTTGTTCTAATAAGTCCAATTGATAGCCTTCTCTTTTTGTATATTTTGTACCCTTGCTTGCTTCTAAAATTGTCTCTACGGCAAGTTTGACGAATATTTCCTTTTCAAGCCCTATTTCTGTCAGATCTATATCCTCGCCCTCATACTTTATTTTTATGGACAATAGATCATCCAGCGTTAAATCCCGGCCTGTTTTTTCTTTAAAGGCAGTCTCTATGGCGGCTATTTTATTCTTGATTTTATCTGTTAAATTTAACTTGGAGGTATCTATCTTGCCTTCAAATGTCACTTTCCCCCCTTCAACGCCTGAAATCTTGCTTTTAGACATAAATGGGACTGGCCTGCCGGGCAGGAAAAACAGGGAAGCAAAAGCTATATTAGACGCCCATTCCTTGGCTGTTTCTTCAGACATAAAGTTTTTCAGGACTATTTCGGAAGAAGCTTCAACCGTAGATAATGTGGCGGCTACAAAAACCATTGAATTCAGGCTCTGCAGGAATCCGGAAGATACCTTTTCCCCGGCTAAAGTTTCCATTCTTTTGATATACCATTCGCTTCCTTTCCCAAGCCAGCCGGCAATTCTTGAACCGCTTATATTTAATGCCCTGGAGAATGTATGATTGAAGGCCTGGCCCGTTACAGTAATAGCTGGGGATTGCAATATGGGGAACAGCGGCCCGATGGTGAAGCCCATCTTCGCGAACCCTGGTATTGATACCAAAGACGCCTTAAAGAAAGAGTCTATGTTTTCCGAACTAAATAATGAGGAGTCTTTTTTATATCCGCTCCATAATTCCAAATCAGTTCCGAATATACCATTAATAGCATAATTTATAGGTATGCCTATAGCGGTAAAAACAGGGCCTGTCTTTGCGAAACCCCATGCGCCTTTAAGCGCGTAATCTGTAAAGTTCAACGCGCCTGCCGTGCCTGGTGCTCCCGCGAATCTTGCTGTTGTGGTCAAGAAATTATCCCATCGCACTCTAAATCTTGTGCTTATGTTCTGGCCTATGGTCTTAAATAACGGACCTGAGCTCCAGCTCTTTATAAGCCCTGGTTTTATTGTCCTGGTAGTCATTGTAGTTATAGTGGTTGCTTCTCCGCCTATCTCTATATTCGCGATTTTTCCCGGGGCATCAATAAAGAATTCTGGTGTTTTAGAGGTAGAGTAAATGCCGTCTGCAACCTTTACTGTAGTGGATGCCAAGAGATATTTGCCTACCGCGACAACTGAAAAATGAAGCGCTGAACCAAGAGCAAATCCTGAGGTGGCGCTTTTAACTATATCGATAAACCTGGGCAATTCTCCGTATTGTATATAACTTATAATCGTATCGGCTGTAACGCTTATGGCCGCCCCCCATAAAGCCGTCCTTAAGACT
The genomic region above belongs to Candidatus Omnitrophota bacterium and contains:
- a CDS encoding VWA domain-containing protein codes for the protein FNYYKNYAKHISIAGLKENLEKTFNTPVEIEKLKDILDNIPSISGTSGMGTSSSITLDRQGDKLIVKGRGLENAYKVTVTPLDNTSGAFNLEQSSVQEPVNTVTLSLDFSGTMDESRVKLLKGALSEFLKNLPDSMKFKLNIFGPGSGEKGAGDIKISEFSNKKALEVYVNSLPSKGRDATYLYTNMLESIKNIPDNQVLVVMTDGQSDIASKGKGSKEPDLENTWSQIIDYAKRHNITIQFVGVTEESKTEAEGFIAQCKANGADAVFYYADAFTGLKDKFAEISKDINKLKINVPKDIPFRVTIADKSNKVLYEELIGKTPDIEHVKFSNATIVSTKSTLALEGDQITGGISEISPNDNILVNVGLNLEKTEAFVENEKTSQGTAKIIFILDKSGSMSESNKLGDLKVAVKKILQKIEDKTNVALYAFSDNVNELKTLGQDKNPYTLVDNLKTENMTAGYPALKAVYSEVITNNITNTYIVFLTDGLFNVGNITKDKLYDIVEAFQGRNIRLSFIGVGPEYDNLKQPTKEELLSGLIADTLLTPDKNAGAGMPMSQLAALTGGLAISTKDTEILKGFAAVEDFIFSAEVAIPKLDIKETTLIFKNKESGNYIQTTVPVVKQPQAPMNLITDHAILVQNVTLENIDSIITSLSAMDKEHIKAEVINIAQAISALIKEKKITDKAAAKYEGQLLKIVQDNFTKEDPIRAELVGEIYSITNPRVILANTQITEGIKSIKEVNLNKPGALIEAELTKDMEYLGTTYSKDSKLTIKLDRENKIEIKEIIDAKTGVKAELLDKGVIRVTSSELVIEFSPITGSNEYSEAIISGERIRTLPKDTHAQGTDKATGKPFDITYLSGTVIKDTPSGSDMTEGSYKDNLKNVIYEKKNGAFKISQQEELQYESDNKGSEIFYLRDEQNQLTGKVLHKKGDNEGMFYEYKNGSYSQKGAAVLVSTDNEGNVKFESKELRNFMDNVEVISGEGPSVIYGVKAGKSVTVFLRDENEKVAGKVIYGKGIKFDADFNPLSGSAGTYYNKSGVKIGTMRIEMINSNTLSETQRKTFGIEKNISLEKVSIKTKDGTVETYYEYTSDKKDKELIFTKSGDIYYSKDSVHVYKYENGKMENIVSPESQGKIYEQMFDYFNGGNKELKGTDYITSVRKALVQAGKSDIVSKDKNKLSAEEMKFAKAQFDEYDKNAVEVRGIIKDAYPDFKISNGALTANEIDKYNSITASVNEKLEKLLKDVNATLNTKYSKINHVPDKNSETEEKPGWGKYEKLKKQEAAAEGKKIWDIYSRKLTIENSIGYKGYNTKIGNKGDEVVDRFATPKEKAQAKVAWNKANADWQKAISDYKNRLVTLGFSKKDLDNAKFDFQYDYSSKQYLWILVKGSINRATPDTNPEFSGMYRVEQGMEFDISGSLWQGYIKTIDKDGVSSTYKKIEGSGGDSKIKGDSKIEIIVKNGNYRLLGRMEICEGQNWWQMAKNIPIRQINADNYNFKNFEDYMGVKRLKGMLDAQGVSYAKIFKDEYESPSLWRSFKQYVIGNVFFSGKIQGTGGIAYRNLDTSRRLEIRMKIDLARESMEKLDYSDVSEINTSFAGVEGMNTLINGYRDILDMEDIAFDVVIAIPTLAGGFALGGAKIGLAVLRTALWGAAISVTADTIISYIQYGELPRFIDIVKSATSGFALGSALHFSVVAVGKYLLASTTVKVADGIYSTSKTPEFFIDAPGKIANIEIGGEATTITTMTTRTIKPGLIKSWSSGPLFKTIGQNISTRFRVRWDNFLTTTARFAGAPGTAGALNFTDYALKGAWGFAKTGPVFTAIGIPINYAINGIFGTDLELWSGYKKDSSLFSSENIDSFFKASLVSIPGFAKMGFTIGPLFPILQSPAITVTGQAFNHTFSRALNISGSRIAGWLGKGSEWYIKRMETLAGEKVSSGFLQSLNSMVFVAATLSTVEASSEIVLKNFMSEETAKEWASNIAFASLFFLPGRPVPFMSKSKISGVEGGKVTFEGKIDTSKLNLTDKIKNKIAAIETAFKEKTGRDLTLDDLLSIKIKYEGEDIDLTEIGLEKEIFVKLAVETILEASKGTKYTKREGYQLDLLEQALKSLYDGRSHMGEMSGGAGKTLVMLDILRMKMLNGEIAEIIVHNEQAVKQYISSYAEYFKKAYDIELKGIYEFKEGDTLNLQKVADSYNNPKELLIVDRGSRESLELRGEENIYDSNGKITSFRTILDKIRVRGVDEIDSILLSTETTIISKNPRIAVESMMERAQAGLNTLRQLEGVEGKGKEGTSADGQNYKLYEKDIDKMPKIDSDTPGWCWDNGVVRTNKAFDKLFNTSLAKGFDRFSVSEIQNAIRALETNAFWVDSSGTPGLKDIRDTNKPLSLRDDSDMFNMCLQLRVNELIDKGEIKDQNGDLVKNKNNKVILVSTEDKKGKMELFFSSTKGDIFVLGLTATFGSVRSLVPALFGVNVSSVDNLSLEKYLYAKSEHMEIVIAKKGKSSVDTMVDDIIVDKRLGKVSLVGVIGDNPQVTIKDLVLKLKEFGMDPKVIEAGGDKTEAENKELVESLSKKIKENPSMVLITTEKGLRQVDYQEMLGLKLIGAENATAETLIQALVRIMRKIPEYKASDAEGKRHPTEKDRWDGDRKIYMDEASLTQLNKNLEALAEISKAYGESYFEELFRENGDTRTGKLLDEYRNSGTETDIKIKLELNALMNSYFKAAESIDSLIGQIAEYVLTGRFLDEIIGQEGDTALKDEMLKLRYEQIEKNRPGNRLLEGYKTGTQRGMDTLEAYLNSSINMLKSLSKEAVFSKYKDKINSRVTDFESGLETLKRSSSGIIESETVSNLYDLLWDVKPGSDGKLSKTLIKFIEGISKKQIATRKTSEDMKSYINRVATEKVNTVIEGENSRWDEPSPIKPEKISQFLTYLQERGLIRGITAYLNNIIGEQEDSPINPSSDLYVPLAEIKNIELSGNDIVNLLAVIAIINKEENKDKKERLINIALPFLDKETLERVEDSENILAYTADMEITIFNTRDINKIINLAVLSDAPDAGILSEDFDINNYIVSTDKNGIELAMKDLGLDAANPGFYNNLIETLSKIAKGEDIKGSDIAELIKQSRIEGENVLSLLDTGITANAVKNAKDLYKNDKFAGMFNNMALKDMKGFLDPASYSFGPSINAVMKLAQANPDMKGLIKQFISFKEKEIKAMQKQMDELKTRIEGQYKTIELMKTSIKEEKDAGKKAEITDTLNSVVLRQLSLDMLKLQNLQDQIGQNKNIPVTLALIDEFTKDDKNDETKQFLYTLVGVFDYENKDDVKEAAVKEIELTWQKRNTLNIAKPDVDNIVKKYSKYGVETIDVYTKALTSQIFRGNHFTAEDVSRIEANYKTLDNEKYKEYKNIISVDILADIGFDVNMLDTAEKEVRTNIENRIKALGKSGIDILIETNYIDNFGANPLVGNMFAHENKSGKGKPVIGIDRRFIVNVAYISKSHPDIAKRIQDAPIGHEAMHLDDEYNSWKLVGEKTNDLKDNVKEYLKKQGIKDIQKQKGKENRWTLITSNDAVYKDVELITIQEFLANTALMEKDIDTFISNIADKLWYDVTMRNTSARFGNEKELKKAVEYIIANTPELALLRFVEIKGTGKSIGRQDTFIGLVTDRVIEIDKKFTGSEIRPDTGEELGTAYLDINGVLRGLDISEDKKEMVRVFLNKEVSEMDEETRLMVEVGNDARAVKISENSELKVFDNKDENVNDASLYAYEEARKKGFLNNLTAPYDIIHYIAENGKTVHGVRQDRVEISNNKLVSILEDKKLTEKQKTAEIGKYIENVEYLIKALAEQGASFVTEGPSVSILKNTGLLEGKVVVSDVANLRFGIVTELQVQKTIAKVKEELEDLTKKYMISLGSPDAGKTLASGHAIAEINAAQGRAQIDIAREIAKTWLITAVLNGTRGGPAEELDKLLSEPQKLSPQAILVLTSAKQLLAEFTGVLDSVPQTEKAGLADSFIKALESVKIGNFERLFGVSMEDLSAMGIGATVGGVSAVNCGVQALQVVLETWAGRKVSRGELAGEITNEITLELESETIPGNVKSDIVQNLIEGKIGDTVIKAVANKYGVKDVISTTVDIDKVNEMGSSFILWVPEHFMPVVGYGNGFFITRTLEGNDVGVKIEDILSKQKPGTGKQVVVIAPDKTKTPETEDYYGASPDLSTLFPSVVTDLKNAVYFGKGETKALASGHAIPTLVKPVKPVFPKADYLEATGVRRAYELTKYNAQMIAYYIAMLSYAAQVRIYGYKEELSLKASMEDSIKDINAIEANLIDTSDAEIRTRIEELRATIKDRLSAGEKEQDILDSILTEVFALTKEAIKRADVIEKGKNYTYYNVQLMGAMTMCKRMIAEMATGEGKTFTVGLSGVINALSGLGVHIVTANPALAERDLNTMGAMYEFLGLTSAVILPNGKSYMYRNGALEACTRKEAYLADITYGTKDEFGFDYLRDNMAYSKDDQVQRGRHFALVDEIDNVLIDEARTPLVISAATGKEDVNVYYAIDNIIKGLAEADYKKETENGRDIVYLTEEGVDKVSGLMAELNLPESSDIDIMIRQSLQANFLFIKDKHYIIQDKEIIILDDENRPKYGSRYGDGLHEAIEAKEHNNGEDVEVKQPSDTLASITLQSYFNLYESKAGATGTAQEAKDEFKEIYNLDVMPIPTNMPVIRVDNPGRIYKTKQEKFEATIEQILKDHESGRPVLIGTNDVDESEELAAMLKARAPGLQFRILNAKQTKDEAEIVAQAGQIGAITIATNMAGRGTDIKLGEGVKEKGGLHILGTEFSKTSERIDRQLRGRSGRNGDAGSSDFNVSLEDDIFKILGKDAIEKLSNELDWEGGIDIAANAVIQKALSEARAKIYARDYEARKKLVEYDVNLGAIREAAYKDRRDVLGMEIDDLYSLVISTAENTLNRLFENYAAYDIKEEELIGSIEELFNIRIEYDDLKGDIKALKARISRAIDVVYREKFNESSEEEIRQAVLYAIDTNFKEFNSESEKVKNYSFGSGEKNKDFAAFVKRINELYETMNASIQ